In one window of Acidobacteriota bacterium DNA:
- the asd gene encoding aspartate-semialdehyde dehydrogenase, translating to MTRKLRAAVLGATGTVGQRFIQLLEDHPWFELGAIAASGRSVGKPYHRACSWKVPEPMPEYVRDRILSPCRPRLEVDFVFSGLPSSIAGEVESDFAQAGYPVVSNSRNHRMEEDVPLLVPEINPAHLDLIPLQQKHRQSPGFIVTNPNCTTIALVLALAPLHRAFGLKSVCVVTMQALSGAGYPGVASLDVADNVLPYIEGEEEKVETEPLKILGNIKNGKVDWAEFGISAQCHRVNVQDGHLEAVSASFRQRPSRGELVEALASFRALPQELNLPSAPRRPVVCLEEPDRPQPRLDRYLEMGMATVVGRIRPCPILDYKFDLLGHNTIRGAAGAAILNAELLRTRGMLEGMG from the coding sequence GGGGGCCACCGGGACCGTCGGTCAGCGATTCATTCAGCTACTGGAGGACCATCCCTGGTTCGAGCTGGGTGCCATTGCGGCTTCAGGCCGCTCAGTGGGCAAGCCCTATCACCGGGCCTGCTCCTGGAAAGTTCCGGAACCCATGCCGGAGTACGTTAGAGACCGAATCCTCAGCCCCTGCCGCCCCAGGCTGGAAGTGGACTTCGTATTTTCCGGCCTTCCCTCCTCGATTGCCGGGGAGGTGGAAAGCGATTTTGCCCAGGCCGGCTATCCGGTGGTCAGCAACTCCAGGAACCACCGCATGGAGGAGGACGTCCCGCTGCTGGTCCCCGAGATCAACCCCGCCCATCTGGACCTGATTCCCCTGCAGCAAAAGCACAGGCAGTCCCCGGGGTTTATCGTCACCAACCCCAACTGCACCACCATCGCCCTGGTGCTGGCGCTGGCGCCGCTGCACCGGGCCTTCGGCCTGAAAAGCGTCTGCGTGGTGACCATGCAGGCACTTTCGGGCGCGGGCTATCCCGGAGTGGCCAGTCTGGATGTAGCCGACAACGTGCTTCCATACATTGAGGGTGAAGAGGAAAAAGTGGAGACCGAACCCTTGAAAATCCTGGGAAATATCAAGAACGGGAAAGTCGATTGGGCGGAGTTCGGGATCAGCGCCCAGTGCCACCGCGTCAATGTTCAGGACGGGCACCTGGAAGCGGTCTCGGCAAGCTTTCGGCAGCGTCCCTCCCGCGGTGAGCTGGTGGAAGCACTGGCCTCTTTCCGTGCGCTCCCCCAGGAGTTGAACCTGCCGAGTGCGCCCCGCAGGCCGGTAGTGTGTCTGGAAGAGCCGGACCGCCCCCAGCCCCGCCTGGACCGATACCTGGAAATGGGCATGGCAACGGTGGTGGGACGCATCCGTCCCTGTCCCATCCTGGACTACAAGTTCGACCTGCTGGGGCACAACACCATTCGGGGGGCGGCGGGAGCCGCCATCCTCAACGCCGAGCTTCTCCGGACCCGGGGGATGCTGGAAGGAATGGGGTAG